The proteins below are encoded in one region of Oncorhynchus kisutch isolate 150728-3 linkage group LG14, Okis_V2, whole genome shotgun sequence:
- the LOC109903897 gene encoding homeobox-containing protein 1 isoform X1 yields MSQFTDEPRFTIEQIDLLQRLRRTGMTKPEILHALDTLDRLDRQHGHKFGRRPQTQPQPVGQGPTSNSNANMTSSNNAVASSSTSTAATQTGYQANGNGGSGLSPSPSNNYDMSPPPPAVVSAPVALAAVAQNGCGGVGGGGEIVAMTNGKLSPPRFPISVSAVSGGVTGRGYGFETSEEELDVDDKVEQLMRRDSAIIKEEIKVFLGNRRISQAVVAQVTGISQSRISHWLLQQGSDLSEQKKRAFYRWYQLEKTTPGATLTMRPAPMSLEDVVEWRQTPPPISSTPGSFRLRRGSRFTWRKECLAVMESYFNDNQYPDEAKREEIANACNAVIQKPGKKLSDLEKVTSLKVYNWFANRRKEIKRRANIEEAAILESHGIDVQSPGGHSNGDDIEGNDFPDQGCEVPLFEKRAVTRPFSRLDLSSPTQVPTLLPSWLAAWPGSGRGGLAAQRASSLIGRSLLSGWGLAQGAGMEGSRLTGVSWSPPSPQDDDSTNHSNALEHQDPIALAVEMAAVNHSILALATQAGGGLALGGTGSDIKTEVLDD; encoded by the exons ATGTCTCAGTTCACCGATGAGCCTCGCTTCACCATCGAGCAGATTGACCTGCTCCAACGGCTGAGGAGGACGGGGATGACCAAGCCAGAGATCCTCCACGCCCTGGATACCCTGGACAGACTGGACCGCCAGCACGGACACAAGTTTGGACGCCGCCCCCAGACGCAGCCCCAGCCTGTCGGTCAGGGACCGACGTCCAATAGCAATGCTAATATGACGTCGTCCAATAATGCTGTGGCGTCTTCGTCGACGTCCACGGCCGCCACACAGACTGGTTACCAGGCGAATGGGAATGGCGGGAGTGGTCTGTCGCCGTCACCTAGCAACAACTATGATATGTCGCCGCCCCCTCCGGCGGTTGTATCTGCCCCTGTTGCTTTGGCAGCGGTGGCTCAGAACGGGTGTGGTGGGGTTGGTGGCGGCGGAGAGATTGTTGCCATGACGAACGGAAAGCTGTCTCCACCACGGTTTCCTATCAGTGTTAGTGCGGTTAGTGGTGGCGTGACGGGGAGAGGCTACGGGTTTGAGACCAGCGAGGAGGAACTAGACGTGGACGACAAAGTGGAGCAACTCATGAG aagGGACAGTGCCATAATCAAGGAGGAGATCAAGGTGTTCCTGGGGAACAGGCGCATCTCTCAGGCCGTGGTGGCTCAGGTCACAG gtATCAGTCAGAGTCGTATCTCCCACTGGCTGCTCCAGCAGGGCTCGGACCTCAGTGAACAGAAGAAGAGGGCCTTCTACCGCTGGTACCAGTTGGAGAAGACCACCCCCG GTGCCACTCTGACGATGCGGCCCGCCCCCATGTCTCTGGAGGATGTGGTTGAGTGGCGGCAGACTCCGCCCCCTATAAGCTCCACCCCCGGGAGCTTCCGTCTGCGCCGAGGCAGTCGGTTCACCTGGAGGAAAGAATGTCTGGCTgtgatggagag TTACTTCAATGACAACCAGTACCCTGATGAAGCTAAAAGAGAGGAGATCGCTAACGCCTGCAACGCTGTCATCCAGAAACCAG GGAAGAAGCTGTCTGATCTGGAGAAAGTCACGTCTCTGAAGGTCTACAACTGGTTTGCCAACCGCCGCAAGGAGATCAAGAGACGCGCCAACATAG AAGAAGCAGCAATCCTGGAGAGTCATGGGATCGACGTCCAGAGTCCTGGAGGACACTCCAACGGCGATGACATTGAGGGGAATGACTTCCCTGACCAG GGCTGTGAAGTCCCTCTGTTTGAGAAGAGAGCTGTTACCAGACCCTTCAGTCGACTAGACCTGTCCTCTCCCACACAG GTGCCCACCCTGCTGCCCAGCTGGCTGGCGGCTTGGCCCGGCTCGGGCAGGGGGGGCTTGGCTGCCCAGAGGGCTAGCTCTCTGATTGGCCGCTCCTTGCTCTCTGGGTGGGGTCTCGCTCAGGGGGCGGGGATGGAAGGTTCCAGACTGACAGGTGTGTCCtggtctcccccctccccccaggatGATGACTCCACCAATCACAGCAATGCCCTGGAGCACCAGGATCCCATAGCCCTTGCCGTGGAGATGGCGGCTGTCAATCACAGCATCCTCGCCCTGGCAACGCAGGCGGGGGGAGGATTGGCCCTGggcgggacaggaagtgacatcaAAACAGAGGTGCTGGACGACTAG
- the LOC109903897 gene encoding homeobox-containing protein 1 isoform X2, producing the protein MSQFTDEPRFTIEQIDLLQRLRRTGMTKPEILHALDTLDRLDRQHGHKFGRRPQTQPQPVGQGPTSNSNANMTSSNNAVASSSTSTAATQTGYQANGNGGSGLSPSPSNNYDMSPPPPAVVSAPVALAAVAQNGCGGVGGGGEIVAMTNGKLSPPRFPISVSAVSGGVTGRGYGFETSEEELDVDDKVEQLMRRDSAIIKEEIKVFLGNRRISQAVVAQVTGISQSRISHWLLQQGSDLSEQKKRAFYRWYQLEKTTPGATLTMRPAPMSLEDVVEWRQTPPPISSTPGSFRLRRGSRFTWRKECLAVMESYFNDNQYPDEAKREEIANACNAVIQKPGKKLSDLEKVTSLKVYNWFANRRKEIKRRANIEAAILESHGIDVQSPGGHSNGDDIEGNDFPDQGCEVPLFEKRAVTRPFSRLDLSSPTQVPTLLPSWLAAWPGSGRGGLAAQRASSLIGRSLLSGWGLAQGAGMEGSRLTGVSWSPPSPQDDDSTNHSNALEHQDPIALAVEMAAVNHSILALATQAGGGLALGGTGSDIKTEVLDD; encoded by the exons ATGTCTCAGTTCACCGATGAGCCTCGCTTCACCATCGAGCAGATTGACCTGCTCCAACGGCTGAGGAGGACGGGGATGACCAAGCCAGAGATCCTCCACGCCCTGGATACCCTGGACAGACTGGACCGCCAGCACGGACACAAGTTTGGACGCCGCCCCCAGACGCAGCCCCAGCCTGTCGGTCAGGGACCGACGTCCAATAGCAATGCTAATATGACGTCGTCCAATAATGCTGTGGCGTCTTCGTCGACGTCCACGGCCGCCACACAGACTGGTTACCAGGCGAATGGGAATGGCGGGAGTGGTCTGTCGCCGTCACCTAGCAACAACTATGATATGTCGCCGCCCCCTCCGGCGGTTGTATCTGCCCCTGTTGCTTTGGCAGCGGTGGCTCAGAACGGGTGTGGTGGGGTTGGTGGCGGCGGAGAGATTGTTGCCATGACGAACGGAAAGCTGTCTCCACCACGGTTTCCTATCAGTGTTAGTGCGGTTAGTGGTGGCGTGACGGGGAGAGGCTACGGGTTTGAGACCAGCGAGGAGGAACTAGACGTGGACGACAAAGTGGAGCAACTCATGAG aagGGACAGTGCCATAATCAAGGAGGAGATCAAGGTGTTCCTGGGGAACAGGCGCATCTCTCAGGCCGTGGTGGCTCAGGTCACAG gtATCAGTCAGAGTCGTATCTCCCACTGGCTGCTCCAGCAGGGCTCGGACCTCAGTGAACAGAAGAAGAGGGCCTTCTACCGCTGGTACCAGTTGGAGAAGACCACCCCCG GTGCCACTCTGACGATGCGGCCCGCCCCCATGTCTCTGGAGGATGTGGTTGAGTGGCGGCAGACTCCGCCCCCTATAAGCTCCACCCCCGGGAGCTTCCGTCTGCGCCGAGGCAGTCGGTTCACCTGGAGGAAAGAATGTCTGGCTgtgatggagag TTACTTCAATGACAACCAGTACCCTGATGAAGCTAAAAGAGAGGAGATCGCTAACGCCTGCAACGCTGTCATCCAGAAACCAG GGAAGAAGCTGTCTGATCTGGAGAAAGTCACGTCTCTGAAGGTCTACAACTGGTTTGCCAACCGCCGCAAGGAGATCAAGAGACGCGCCAACATAG AAGCAGCAATCCTGGAGAGTCATGGGATCGACGTCCAGAGTCCTGGAGGACACTCCAACGGCGATGACATTGAGGGGAATGACTTCCCTGACCAG GGCTGTGAAGTCCCTCTGTTTGAGAAGAGAGCTGTTACCAGACCCTTCAGTCGACTAGACCTGTCCTCTCCCACACAG GTGCCCACCCTGCTGCCCAGCTGGCTGGCGGCTTGGCCCGGCTCGGGCAGGGGGGGCTTGGCTGCCCAGAGGGCTAGCTCTCTGATTGGCCGCTCCTTGCTCTCTGGGTGGGGTCTCGCTCAGGGGGCGGGGATGGAAGGTTCCAGACTGACAGGTGTGTCCtggtctcccccctccccccaggatGATGACTCCACCAATCACAGCAATGCCCTGGAGCACCAGGATCCCATAGCCCTTGCCGTGGAGATGGCGGCTGTCAATCACAGCATCCTCGCCCTGGCAACGCAGGCGGGGGGAGGATTGGCCCTGggcgggacaggaagtgacatcaAAACAGAGGTGCTGGACGACTAG